From one Lactiplantibacillus paraplantarum genomic stretch:
- a CDS encoding universal stress protein translates to MENQKMQEPLVYRRILLTVDEDDNTSSERAFRYATTLARDYDVPLGICSVLESEDINIFDSLTPSKIQAKRKHVEEVVAEYVQLAEQRGVKQIEPLVYEGGDVDDVILEQVIPEFKPDLLVTGADTEFAHSKIAGAIGPRLARKAPISVIVVR, encoded by the coding sequence ATGGAAAATCAAAAAATGCAAGAGCCACTCGTTTATCGGCGCATTTTGCTGACTGTTGACGAAGACGATAATACCTCTTCAGAACGTGCCTTTCGGTATGCCACGACTTTGGCCCGCGATTATGATGTTCCGTTGGGTATTTGTTCGGTGCTTGAAAGTGAAGATATCAATATTTTTGATTCGTTAACACCGTCCAAAATTCAGGCCAAACGTAAACACGTAGAAGAAGTAGTCGCCGAATATGTTCAGCTTGCTGAACAACGCGGCGTTAAGCAAATCGAACCCCTAGTTTATGAAGGTGGGGATGTTGATGATGTGATCTTGGAACAAGTCATTCCAGAATTTAAACCAGACCTGTTAGTAACAGGAGCGGACACTGAATTCGCACATTCTAAGATTGCTGGTGCCATTGGTCCGCGGTTAGCACGCAAGGCGCCGATTTCAGTCATCGTGGTTCGTTAA
- a CDS encoding 2-keto-4-pentenoate hydratase — translation MTTTTTETETQVAQQLFTAYQTHHALKMTDFTSSVADEDAAYRVQAALTALKQETVGGYKVSLTSAETQKMFDAHTPLYGAQVADHFLAAPATVRRGQLMDPLVEVELVFKAREDLLATDSLTDLWHKTTVAPGLELPDSRFTDWFPDLPKNLVVADAAVGGLVVYGTEQATDKLFASVDAVAAPKCTLVHDGKTVKTGQASEVLGNPLKSLQWLVGKLAAQGKTLTAGQRVSSGTFVLPPHLTVGHWRADFDAGLGQVALNVTES, via the coding sequence ATGACAACTACCACCACAGAAACAGAAACACAAGTTGCACAACAACTATTTACGGCTTATCAGACCCACCACGCGTTAAAAATGACTGATTTCACGAGTAGTGTCGCTGACGAAGATGCTGCGTACCGAGTCCAAGCTGCGTTAACGGCTTTAAAACAAGAAACGGTCGGTGGGTACAAAGTTTCGTTGACTAGTGCAGAGACCCAAAAGATGTTTGATGCACACACGCCACTATATGGTGCCCAGGTTGCTGATCACTTCTTAGCGGCCCCGGCAACGGTTCGCCGGGGACAGTTAATGGATCCGTTAGTCGAAGTTGAACTGGTCTTTAAGGCTAGGGAAGATCTGCTGGCGACCGATTCATTGACAGATTTATGGCACAAAACAACTGTTGCACCAGGACTTGAATTGCCAGATTCACGGTTCACCGATTGGTTTCCGGATTTGCCCAAGAATCTAGTAGTTGCTGATGCTGCGGTCGGTGGTCTAGTGGTGTATGGAACCGAACAGGCGACTGATAAGCTATTTGCTTCAGTTGACGCAGTTGCGGCGCCTAAGTGTACGTTGGTTCATGATGGTAAGACGGTTAAGACTGGTCAAGCGAGTGAAGTGTTGGGGAATCCCCTTAAGTCATTGCAGTGGTTAGTTGGCAAGCTTGCAGCTCAAGGAAAAACACTAACGGCTGGCCAGCGAGTCTCATCGGGAACGTTTGTGTTGCCGCCACATTTGACAGTGGGACACTGGCGGGCTGATTTTGATGCCGGACTGGGACAGGTGGCATTAAATGTAACCGAATCATAA
- a CDS encoding GRP family sugar transporter: MWVITVGLIPALFWGILPIWIRKITGGDLCNQLLGTTIGITVVALLLTISLHLTMNWQNGLIFFLSGFCWSIGQVGQYYCYEHLGVSATMPLSTALQIIGNSIIGGIVFHEWHGSKDVLLSLIMLVVVLAGIHLTSEGGNVHSCMNRSYVILGITTIGYWGYSALPHFAQITSNLNGFLPQALGMLVASIVISGPNLADVWRKSTVNNISTGVIFSVAAATYLISLTLNGMVNAFILSQLNVVVATILGGFILHEFVKGQFKKTLIGLIVLLCGATGLIMV; encoded by the coding sequence ATGTGGGTAATTACAGTTGGACTAATACCAGCATTATTCTGGGGAATTTTACCAATTTGGATCCGGAAGATTACTGGTGGTGACTTATGTAATCAATTGCTTGGAACAACCATCGGCATTACAGTCGTTGCATTATTGTTAACAATTTCCTTACATCTTACTATGAATTGGCAGAATGGATTAATTTTTTTCTTGTCAGGTTTTTGCTGGAGTATTGGTCAAGTTGGACAATATTATTGTTATGAGCACTTAGGCGTCAGTGCGACAATGCCTTTGTCAACGGCATTGCAGATAATTGGTAATAGTATTATTGGTGGCATTGTATTCCATGAGTGGCATGGCAGTAAAGATGTTTTGTTGAGCTTAATTATGTTAGTGGTTGTGTTAGCAGGAATTCATCTAACAAGTGAGGGTGGGAACGTTCATTCTTGTATGAACCGGTCATATGTAATCTTAGGAATAACTACAATTGGCTATTGGGGTTATTCTGCGCTACCCCACTTTGCACAAATAACTTCTAATCTGAATGGCTTTTTGCCACAAGCGTTGGGCATGCTAGTTGCGTCAATTGTCATTAGTGGTCCTAACTTAGCTGATGTTTGGCGCAAGTCTACAGTGAATAATATTTCAACGGGTGTAATATTCTCAGTAGCAGCTGCAACATATCTTATTTCGCTAACGCTAAATGGAATGGTAAATGCATTTATTCTTTCACAGTTGAATGTTGTGGTAGCAACCATATTAGGTGGATTTATCTTACACGAATTTGTAAAAGGTCAGTTTAAAAAGACACTTATTGGACTAATTGTTCTCTTATGTGGTGCTACTGGTCTAATAATGGTATGA
- a CDS encoding phenolic acid decarboxylase, translating to MTKTFKTLDDFLGTHFIYTYDNGWEYEWYAKNDHTVDYRIHGGMVAGRWVTDQAADIVMLTEGIYKISWTEPTGTDVALDFMPNEKKLHGTIFFPKWVEEHPEITVTYQNEHIDLMEQSREKYATYPKLVVPEFANITYMGEAGQNNEDVISEAPYKEMPNDIRNGKYFDENYHRLNK from the coding sequence ATGACTAAAACTTTTAAAACACTTGATGACTTCCTGGGAACTCACTTCATTTACACTTACGACAATGGCTGGGAATATGAATGGTACGCAAAGAACGATCACACCGTTGACTACCGAATCCACGGTGGGATGGTTGCCGGTCGCTGGGTGACTGATCAGGCAGCCGACATCGTCATGTTAACTGAAGGGATTTACAAAATTTCTTGGACTGAACCAACCGGGACTGACGTTGCACTAGACTTCATGCCAAACGAGAAAAAATTACACGGTACCATCTTCTTCCCAAAGTGGGTTGAAGAACATCCTGAAATCACCGTTACTTACCAAAACGAACACATCGATTTAATGGAACAATCTCGTGAGAAGTACGCAACTTATCCAAAATTAGTTGTGCCTGAATTTGCTAATATTACTTACATGGGTGAAGCCGGCCAAAACAATGAAGATGTGATCAGCGAAGCACCTTACAAGGAAATGCCCAACGATATTCGTAACGGCAAGTACTTTGACGAAAACTATCACCGTTTAAACAAATAA
- a CDS encoding helix-turn-helix domain-containing protein, translating into MGIFADRLKEAMQQANLTSAQLAKQTGIGRSSISQWLSNKYVAKHDKVTALATVLNVSPDWLLGTTDIATASVPKAAPIPVAVTPTPAVDPKLVTLWEQLEPDQQAKLIKKAQKLLAKSQTSSGSKRKKGKKKKKGKKRKS; encoded by the coding sequence ATGGGAATATTTGCGGATCGATTAAAAGAAGCAATGCAACAAGCTAACCTGACATCTGCTCAGTTAGCTAAACAAACGGGCATTGGACGTTCTTCAATTAGTCAGTGGTTAAGCAATAAATACGTGGCTAAGCATGATAAGGTGACAGCATTAGCTACGGTATTGAATGTTTCACCGGATTGGTTATTAGGTACGACGGACATCGCCACCGCATCAGTGCCAAAAGCTGCACCAATTCCGGTGGCTGTGACCCCAACCCCGGCAGTTGACCCGAAGTTAGTTACGTTGTGGGAACAGCTAGAACCTGATCAGCAGGCCAAGCTGATTAAGAAAGCCCAGAAGTTATTGGCGAAGTCACAGACATCATCAGGCTCGAAGCGTAAAAAGGGTAAGAAGAAGAAAAAAGGCAAAAAGCGCAAGTCATAA
- a CDS encoding DUF916 and DUF3324 domain-containing protein: protein MGLIVLSLIVGVSVVQPGLAARHHQTTQQNDVGFSVAAQLPKNQIHKEHTFFDLKMTTGQQQTLKTTIYNVTNRDIKVQTAIHTAYTNGNGVIEYINPAATFDRSLKNQISHLAKVQGAQTVSVPAKGTKVVSIKVRMPAHPINGVLLGGWYFKRITDKSTGTVEQNINVTNEYSYVIGLKLTSGTVPTPKLVLGTVKAGLSNYHRSIIAALRNPTAVIVPNLKVRTVIVNQHTRQAVIRSTKKGIMMAPNTIFKNALPLKVQSLQPGTYELSMTVSNHEHRWQFKRTFHISMAAAQQYNHEAVDNHGMSMWILIGIGVVATLLVGLGIVSLVWLWRRRSKD, encoded by the coding sequence GGGACTAATAGTTTTAAGCTTAATTGTTGGTGTTAGTGTAGTACAACCAGGATTGGCAGCTAGGCATCATCAGACAACGCAACAAAATGATGTCGGGTTTAGTGTTGCTGCACAGCTCCCTAAAAATCAGATTCATAAAGAGCATACTTTTTTTGATTTGAAAATGACTACTGGGCAGCAGCAAACGCTTAAAACGACCATCTATAACGTTACTAATCGTGATATTAAAGTACAAACAGCCATTCATACGGCCTACACGAATGGAAATGGTGTGATTGAATACATTAATCCTGCCGCAACGTTTGATCGTTCGTTAAAAAATCAGATTAGTCATTTAGCAAAGGTTCAAGGGGCGCAAACAGTCAGTGTACCAGCTAAGGGGACCAAAGTCGTATCAATTAAAGTTAGGATGCCTGCGCATCCCATTAACGGCGTATTACTTGGTGGCTGGTACTTTAAACGGATCACTGATAAGTCGACGGGGACGGTTGAGCAGAATATTAATGTAACCAATGAATATTCCTATGTAATTGGTTTGAAATTGACCTCTGGAACTGTGCCAACGCCCAAGTTAGTGTTAGGAACGGTCAAAGCCGGACTGAGTAATTATCATCGTAGTATTATTGCGGCATTACGTAATCCGACGGCGGTCATTGTTCCTAATTTAAAAGTGCGAACGGTCATTGTTAATCAACATACACGACAAGCCGTTATTCGTAGTACTAAAAAAGGAATCATGATGGCGCCGAATACGATTTTTAAAAACGCCTTACCATTAAAAGTGCAATCGTTACAACCAGGAACTTATGAGCTGAGCATGACGGTCAGCAATCACGAGCATCGCTGGCAATTTAAGCGGACGTTTCATATAAGTATGGCTGCTGCTCAACAGTATAATCATGAAGCAGTTGATAATCATGGCATGAGCATGTGGATTTTAATTGGTATTGGGGTCGTTGCAACATTACTAGTAGGACTAGGAATTGTTAGCTTGGTGTGGTTATGGCGACGACGGTCGAAGGATTAG
- a CDS encoding IS3 family transposase, whose protein sequence is MSKYQAIQELAGKYPISWLCQEVGIKRRSYYKWLNRTLTANERLNDELVKFMLKLEISHNYIFGVETLVMHINEETEYHVNAKRIRRLMQVNHIKSSIRISKHDRKAEYKEMMSANIIKHDFNQEESNKVWTTDCTELKYGNQSLNKLRLSAIKDLHDHSIVAWAIDDTETTTLVTATVNKAMKSNDLAANELILHTDQGSAYTSLEFNRALNSYGICHSMSRPGTPGDNAPMESFWSHLKDEDLSFKTALTKEELLQNITKAIDWYNNGRRQKSLKGMTPTECRNHALRFKAS, encoded by the coding sequence ATCTCAAAATATCAGGCAATTCAAGAACTAGCCGGTAAATATCCCATAAGTTGGTTGTGTCAAGAAGTCGGGATCAAGCGGAGGTCATATTATAAATGGTTGAACCGGACATTAACCGCTAATGAACGACTAAATGATGAGCTAGTTAAATTCATGCTTAAATTAGAAATTAGCCATAATTATATATTTGGTGTTGAAACCTTAGTTATGCACATCAACGAAGAGACTGAGTACCATGTGAATGCCAAACGTATCAGAAGATTAATGCAAGTTAACCATATCAAATCATCGATTCGCATTAGTAAACATGATCGTAAAGCGGAATATAAAGAAATGATGTCAGCCAATATCATCAAGCATGATTTTAATCAGGAAGAATCTAATAAGGTTTGGACAACCGACTGTACTGAATTAAAATACGGTAATCAAAGTCTCAACAAACTACGACTTAGTGCCATCAAGGATTTACACGATCACAGTATCGTTGCCTGGGCGATCGATGATACCGAAACGACAACACTGGTGACAGCAACTGTTAATAAAGCAATGAAAAGTAATGACCTGGCCGCCAACGAATTAATTTTACACACTGACCAAGGTTCGGCCTATACATCATTAGAATTCAATCGGGCCCTTAATAGCTATGGCATTTGCCATAGCATGTCAAGACCGGGGACACCTGGAGACAACGCGCCTATGGAGAGTTTCTGGAGTCATTTAAAAGATGAGGACTTAAGTTTTAAAACCGCATTGACCAAAGAAGAATTACTTCAAAACATTACCAAAGCAATTGACTGGTACAACAACGGTCGACGTCAAAAGTCATTAAAAGGCATGACCCCGACAGAATGTCGAAATCATGCCCTCCGATTTAAAGCATCATAA
- a CDS encoding GNAT family N-acetyltransferase — protein sequence MTKRIEIKPATAADQAALAEIYLVDRQQDFPWVVNPKLQDFIDDSRGEFVLVAWIDGQRAGFCSLYRLANFIHLLFVAPAFRHLKVGERLLAEMRQYATAPLTLKCVMANENALQFYAQVGFQIVKADADALPPNYTLRDTHTEQYVALVDLTKDTPSAD from the coding sequence ATGACCAAACGAATTGAGATAAAACCGGCAACGGCTGCGGATCAAGCGGCGTTAGCCGAAATTTATTTAGTGGATCGGCAGCAGGATTTTCCATGGGTCGTCAATCCTAAATTACAAGATTTTATCGATGACAGCCGTGGTGAATTTGTGTTAGTTGCGTGGATTGATGGCCAACGCGCCGGTTTTTGTTCCTTATACCGGCTAGCTAATTTTATTCATTTGCTTTTTGTAGCACCGGCCTTTCGCCATTTAAAAGTAGGTGAGCGATTATTAGCTGAAATGCGGCAATATGCGACAGCGCCACTAACGTTAAAGTGTGTAATGGCTAATGAAAATGCGTTGCAATTTTATGCGCAAGTAGGCTTTCAAATTGTTAAGGCGGATGCGGACGCACTACCACCAAATTACACGTTACGAGATACGCACACTGAGCAGTACGTGGCATTAGTCGATTTGACGAAGGATACGCCATCAGCAGATTAA
- a CDS encoding DegV family protein, whose product MKTAIVTDSASYLSAADVEKYHIHVVPITVIFGKQTYLENVEITSKQFYERMRTTPELPTTTQITLGQMQTTYDQLAAEGYDAVISIHLSSGITSFITNLESYLPNVTNIKVYPFDSLITAAGEGYMVLLAAKLIAEGYAPEQVLAQLTKIRETTGVYFVVDNLSHLVRTGRLSNASGLVGNLLRIKPVLTFQDGKIVAIQKERTMRRAYSAIKAKLAAAIQAADYPLRVTIETGNNPELQAEWTADLKASFPDLTIDEGEIGPVVGVHVGEGVMGLIWARDWEKWTV is encoded by the coding sequence ATGAAAACCGCAATTGTAACGGATAGCGCAAGCTACCTATCAGCGGCCGACGTTGAAAAGTATCATATTCACGTCGTCCCAATTACTGTTATTTTTGGTAAACAAACCTACTTGGAAAACGTTGAAATAACTTCTAAGCAATTTTACGAGCGCATGCGTACTACCCCTGAACTGCCGACGACCACTCAAATCACGCTGGGACAGATGCAAACAACTTATGACCAACTGGCAGCTGAGGGTTATGATGCTGTCATTAGTATTCATCTATCCTCAGGGATTACCAGTTTCATTACCAACCTTGAAAGTTACTTACCGAACGTGACGAACATCAAGGTTTATCCTTTTGATTCGTTAATTACGGCAGCCGGTGAGGGTTATATGGTTCTTCTAGCAGCCAAATTAATCGCTGAAGGATATGCACCCGAACAAGTACTTGCCCAACTGACAAAGATTCGTGAGACAACCGGGGTTTACTTCGTCGTCGACAATCTTAGCCATCTTGTTCGAACCGGTCGCCTATCCAACGCATCGGGTCTTGTGGGCAACTTACTACGGATTAAACCCGTTTTAACGTTCCAAGATGGTAAGATCGTTGCAATTCAGAAAGAACGCACGATGCGCCGCGCCTATAGTGCTATTAAGGCCAAATTAGCTGCTGCCATTCAAGCAGCTGACTACCCCTTACGAGTCACCATCGAAACCGGCAACAATCCCGAGTTACAAGCTGAATGGACTGCTGATTTAAAAGCTAGTTTTCCGGATCTTACCATTGACGAAGGTGAGATTGGTCCCGTCGTCGGTGTCCACGTTGGCGAAGGCGTAATGGGCTTAATCTGGGCGCGCGATTGGGAAAAATGGACAGTTTAA
- a CDS encoding helix-turn-helix domain-containing protein, translating to MRSNRKYSFDEKINILNLIDNNHTVQSIARDLQINKNVIHQWKRLYDLNGSEGLRHQRKNRSYSQAFKERIVQEHIKEKLSFPKLATKYGLSSAGMVSNWFRDYTIGKKTYSNRNPRNRKMKDGRKTTQIERIEIAQWTIANDYAYHEAASHFEVSYQQVYTWVKKLNNGGVDALADRRGKSKATPLTELDIAKLKIKELEARTKHLEMEKDLSKKLKEIQRRVK from the coding sequence ATGCGTTCAAATAGAAAGTATTCATTTGATGAAAAGATTAACATTCTTAATCTGATTGATAATAACCATACGGTGCAATCAATTGCCAGGGATCTACAAATAAATAAAAACGTTATTCATCAATGGAAAAGATTGTACGATCTCAATGGAAGTGAAGGCTTAAGGCATCAAAGAAAAAATCGCAGCTATTCTCAAGCATTCAAAGAAAGGATTGTACAGGAACATATCAAAGAAAAGCTGTCTTTTCCAAAATTAGCCACCAAGTATGGTTTGAGTAGCGCCGGGATGGTGTCTAATTGGTTTAGAGATTATACTATTGGAAAGAAAACTTATTCCAATAGAAATCCGAGGAACCGAAAGATGAAAGACGGACGCAAGACAACCCAAATTGAACGCATTGAAATAGCTCAATGGACTATCGCCAACGACTATGCTTACCACGAGGCCGCTAGCCATTTTGAGGTCTCGTATCAACAAGTTTATACCTGGGTCAAGAAGCTAAATAACGGCGGTGTGGACGCTTTAGCCGACCGCCGTGGGAAAAGTAAAGCTACGCCACTTACCGAGTTAGATATCGCTAAACTGAAAATAAAAGAATTAGAAGCTAGAACTAAACATTTGGAAATGGAAAAGGACCTGTCAAAAAAATTGAAAGAGATTCAAAGGAGAGTGAAGTAA
- the lepB gene encoding signal peptidase I encodes MKTFKSIMSWILPVVVGLLVAMVIRHFIFTMVRVDGPSMEPNLDNNERVAVVKTAKIRHLSVIVFNAYHVDPDARSKTVKYVKRVIGMPGDTVKAQDGRLYVNGKLVPQKFISQYERTQGTSNWDLSGLENRYSWNLKTTKVPKNSYFVLGDHRSVSNDSRYWGFVPANKVIGVVKVPFWDSSKAKRHNINSISY; translated from the coding sequence ATGAAAACTTTTAAGAGCATTATGAGCTGGATTTTGCCGGTGGTGGTCGGACTACTAGTTGCCATGGTAATCAGGCACTTTATTTTTACGATGGTTCGGGTGGACGGACCATCAATGGAACCCAACTTAGATAATAATGAGCGAGTAGCGGTCGTGAAAACAGCTAAGATTCGTCACCTTAGTGTCATTGTCTTTAATGCGTACCATGTTGATCCAGATGCGCGCTCCAAGACGGTTAAATATGTCAAACGTGTGATTGGGATGCCTGGAGATACAGTCAAGGCCCAGGATGGTAGGCTTTACGTTAATGGTAAGCTAGTTCCACAAAAATTTATCAGTCAGTATGAACGGACTCAGGGGACGTCGAATTGGGACCTAAGTGGGTTAGAAAATCGCTATAGTTGGAATTTAAAGACCACTAAAGTCCCTAAGAATTCGTATTTTGTATTAGGTGATCATCGATCAGTATCCAATGACAGTCGTTACTGGGGCTTTGTCCCAGCTAACAAGGTAATTGGCGTGGTTAAAGTACCATTTTGGGATTCTAGTAAGGCCAAACGACACAACATTAATTCAATTAGTTATTGA
- a CDS encoding C1 family peptidase, translating into MAIELTSDALAALRTTHAQDQRASVLTRTITKNGTEAASFDYQAASRLERTFSVEVPTGKVSNQKHSGRCWEFSLLNTLRHKFATRYHVKDFELSQSYLFFWDKIERANTFYRNVEQTARQPIDDRLVQFLFTNPGEDGGQWAMAASLVQKYGVVPASVMPESFNTENTTAFQASLSRQLRKDGLKLRQLVMDGAGEAELQSLEKSMLQAVYRMTAYSFGEPPTSFDLEYRDDERQYHRISNLTPQQFYQDYFETDLDDYVVVTNSPDKPFNRLYSLPGEDNIIGGKPIEFLNLDMGVLTDVAVQQLQAGETVWFGNDVLRQMDRKTGYLDAHLFETGKLFGVNDHLTKAQRLLTGEGEVSHAMTLTGVDLVADTPTKWKVENSWGDQVGNQGYFVMSQDWFDEYVYEVVVHKRFLAPEFQVLLNERAQRLPAWDPLH; encoded by the coding sequence ATGGCAATTGAATTAACATCGGATGCACTTGCCGCTTTACGGACAACGCATGCGCAGGATCAAAGGGCATCAGTATTGACGCGGACGATTACTAAGAATGGGACTGAAGCAGCCAGCTTTGATTATCAAGCGGCTAGTCGTCTGGAGCGGACTTTTTCTGTTGAAGTACCCACAGGGAAAGTTAGCAATCAAAAACACAGTGGCCGGTGTTGGGAGTTTTCGTTATTAAATACATTGCGCCATAAATTTGCGACCCGTTACCACGTTAAAGATTTTGAATTATCGCAAAGCTATTTGTTTTTCTGGGATAAGATCGAGCGGGCCAACACTTTTTATCGGAATGTTGAGCAAACGGCCCGTCAGCCAATTGATGACCGCTTAGTTCAGTTTTTGTTTACTAATCCTGGTGAAGATGGTGGTCAGTGGGCAATGGCAGCTAGCTTGGTGCAAAAGTACGGTGTTGTCCCTGCTAGTGTCATGCCAGAGTCGTTCAATACTGAAAATACGACGGCGTTTCAGGCTAGCTTATCACGGCAACTCCGTAAAGATGGGCTAAAACTTCGACAGCTCGTGATGGATGGTGCAGGTGAAGCCGAGCTACAATCATTAGAAAAATCAATGTTACAAGCGGTGTACCGAATGACGGCTTACTCATTTGGCGAACCACCGACTAGTTTTGATTTAGAATATCGTGATGATGAGCGGCAGTATCACCGGATATCAAATTTAACGCCACAACAGTTTTATCAAGATTACTTTGAAACTGATTTGGATGATTACGTGGTCGTCACTAATTCACCAGATAAGCCTTTTAATCGGCTGTACAGTTTGCCAGGTGAAGATAATATTATCGGTGGCAAGCCGATTGAATTTTTGAATCTTGATATGGGGGTGTTGACGGACGTTGCTGTTCAACAACTACAGGCCGGCGAGACGGTTTGGTTTGGTAATGACGTCTTGCGTCAAATGGACCGCAAGACGGGTTACTTGGATGCTCATTTGTTTGAAACTGGTAAGCTATTTGGCGTCAACGACCATCTGACCAAGGCGCAACGCTTATTGACGGGTGAAGGTGAGGTGAGCCACGCTATGACTTTAACAGGGGTTGACCTCGTTGCGGATACACCGACTAAGTGGAAAGTTGAAAATAGTTGGGGTGATCAGGTCGGCAATCAAGGTTACTTCGTCATGAGCCAAGACTGGTTCGATGAGTACGTCTACGAAGTGGTGGTTCACAAGCGTTTCTTAGCACCGGAATTTCAAGTATTACTTAATGAACGTGCACAACGGTTACCCGCTTGGGATCCGTTACACTAG
- a CDS encoding PadR family transcriptional regulator, translating to MAQKNKLQFIILGLLNQQPLTGYDLTKAFDDEIGEFWQAQHSQIYPQLKRLEEQGYVTHEITISGEKLEKKLYHITTSGSQLLHEWISIGTPDLTATKDEFILKLYFIQTNHDPRLLAMLHEQLALHTAKLTHLQQRLATVFPQPAMAKQHYGHYLILQHAIGREDYYVNWLKQTLRALPKK from the coding sequence ATGGCGCAAAAAAATAAGTTACAATTTATTATTCTAGGACTGTTAAACCAGCAACCGTTAACTGGCTATGATCTAACCAAGGCTTTTGACGACGAAATTGGTGAATTTTGGCAGGCCCAACACAGTCAGATCTATCCGCAACTAAAACGGTTAGAAGAACAGGGCTATGTCACCCATGAAATTACGATCAGTGGCGAAAAATTAGAAAAAAAACTTTATCATATTACGACTAGCGGTAGCCAGTTATTACATGAATGGATTAGTATCGGAACGCCCGATTTAACTGCAACCAAAGATGAATTTATTTTGAAATTATATTTTATTCAGACTAACCATGATCCGCGGCTACTTGCGATGTTACATGAACAACTTGCACTGCATACTGCTAAGCTGACACACTTACAGCAACGTTTGGCGACTGTCTTTCCCCAACCAGCCATGGCTAAGCAACATTATGGACATTACTTGATTTTGCAGCACGCAATTGGTCGTGAGGACTACTATGTAAATTGGCTTAAACAGACTTTGCGTGCATTACCAAAGAAGTAG